From Panthera tigris isolate Pti1 chromosome B4, P.tigris_Pti1_mat1.1, whole genome shotgun sequence:
AGAATATGGTGAATTCGTGGTAAAGAAAGACGGGCAGTGTGTTCCAAGAGCACAAATGAAGGTGCTTAGCCTACTTAGTCCAGGGACTTCAGGAAAGGTTTCTCAGAGGTAAATCTTTAAGAATGTGGATAAAGGGCATTTGGGCTGAGAGCCTTGAACCTTCACTGAGGACTTGGCCTGGGGCCCATATGTACCCTTCGACCTGCTAGGGAACCTTCCAGGGATTTAGGGAAGTGACTGGTGACTGCTTCCCCCTCCCACTTAGTTAATGGACTAGAGTTCTGTGGTGTTGCTGTCTTTGAGTCCTTGTCACCCGcgctccccacctctgcctgaTCTCCAGTAAACTGAAGATGCAGGGGAGTCTAGAAAGACCACGTCCACCCACAGTAGGATGGAAGATCCATTACTGGAATTGGTCTCGTGTAAGCTTTCCGAAAAACAATCTTCATAAAAATGTATTGGACTTCAAAGACcgttccccactctctctctttcagtgcCCGAAGTGACGAAACCAAGTTTAAGCCAACCAACGGCCGCCAGCCCAATTGGCAGCTCTCCATCGCCACCAGTCAATGGTGGCAACAATGCCAAAAGGGTGGCAGTGCCGAACGGACAACCGCCAAGCGCCGCCCGCTACATGCCTCGGGAGGTGCCGCCGCGATTCCGTTGCCAGCAGGACCACAAAGTGTTACTAAAACGTGGGCAGCCCCCTCCACCATCCTGCATGCTCctcgggggcggggcagggcctCCTCCCCCCACGGCACCCGGAGCAAACTCCAACAACGCACAAGTGACAGGAACGCTGCTGCAGAGTGACGGTGGGACTGCACCAGGTGAGGAATTGGGGTCGGGAAGTGATTTCCTGGCAGCTTTAAAGAGAGCAAGCACTTCTTTTGTACTGCCTGGTATAGGGTCCCCAAAAGGCTTTTGGGGTCACTCCCAAGACAGGAGAGGCTCCCTGCACGAGATGTGTCCCAGCACTTCTCTTCTGAAACTGGGTTTTAGTGTCCAGTGTGTGCTGTTGGCAGGAGAGGCTAATGTGGCTGCCATACGTCATCCCCATTTGgggccttttttcctttcctgacaAGCGCATGATAAACTCGAGCCTCCATGGTTCCAGCTGTCACCACAAGTGTGTGCCCAGGATATGATTGGAGGTGGGGCTAATGCAGAGGCTTGTTCTGAATCCTGGCTGCCCCTGTTGATGTTCGCAGAACGctgcggggcagagagagaaccgtCTCTTCGATTACAGTATAAGAtcttgggggtgggaaggggataCCAAACAATATCattctatcattttttattagattttttaaaatcattgtttcTTTAGAGGATTTTGAACTCTGTTAAAAACTATAtgtagataggggcgcctgggtggcgcagtcggttaagcgtccgacttcagccaggtcacgatctcgcggtctgtgagttcgagccccgcgtcaggctctgggctgatggctccgagcctggagcctgcttccgattctgtgtctccctctctctctgcccctcccccgttcatgctctgtctctctctgtcccaaaaataaataaaaaacgttgaaaaaaaaattaaaaaaaaaaaactatatgtagATATAAGGGATCTTTAGCTGAAGGGCTCTACTAGaagttttgagagtttttaataGATGAATACTAAATCACCTGATAGCAAAGAACCTCCAAACATCACCTCCcgctttttttaaagcttattaacAGATGTCTACTtagctcttaaaaattttttttgaggctgTACTAGAAAGGCTTGAACATCATCAAGCCTTGGCAAGAACAGTAAATTGGTTATTGTTAACTGTAGCATGCTTCTAGTTAATAGTTCTGAGTTTGAACACAGAAATGCCTAGAAAATTCTATTACTGTCTCATGTGCAGAGTAAAAATGGAGACAAACCTCATGGTGACAGATGCTTCATACAGGCTTTTCTGTGGTGGCCCCTCATAAGCATTTGCGAAAGGAAGTATGTGAGGAGTGGTCTCGTCGAGTGTTTCTGCAGCCAAATCTAGCCAGACCTGGATGCAGACATGGTTCTGGGTCCAGTGTGAGTCAGATTCTCTTGTTTGCATTCTTAAAACCAAGGAGGCCACTAAATCTGAAGAGTTTGAGATTCTCTGCTTCCCTACTTTTATATGGCTCTATGTAAGattttttcaactttatattGATTTAAGACTTCTTGGTTAAAGTAACTAAAACAAGTTCAGAAGAAATTACTGGGTTAAAAACAtgtcctttctcccctctccccccaaatatGATAAATTCCTCCAAAATATGTGCTCAGCCAGACTAATTTATCAGATTAAGTTCCTTAGGCATACAAACTGATTCCTGCTTGCCTGCCCCAGCATCTAGCTGGGTGGGCGTTCATCATTCATCAGGTGCTTACTGAGCAGTGATGCCCTGGCCACTATGTGGAATTCAAACGTGAGCAAGATAGGGTCTCTGCCTAAGAGGGGGAGCTCTTGCGGAAGTCTCTGTGCTAATGTGGGGAAGGAACATGTGACCACGGCTCCACAGCACTGAGCAAAGTGGCTCTAGACAGGGAAGGGCATTTTCAGATgatgaacttaaaaacaaacaaaaaaacctcctagAAGAAACGGCACTTGAACTAGGCCCAGAAAGATGGGTAAATTTCAGTATGTGCATTCAGGAGGAAAAACCAGTAGGTGCCAATGTGGAATGGTGCCAGGATGAGAAGGCACGAGTTGTGGAATGTCAAGTAGTGTGGAATGTCGACATCTACATAGAAACCAGTGGAAGATAAGATTAGAAAAGTCATTTGGGCCCAGGTTGTGTAGCATCTTGATCAAACTCCAGGCCAGAGAGTTTAGCTTTATTATTGTGCGCTAGGAAACTGTTGGAAGCTTCCCCTACAGCAGTGATCTAATCGAAGCTGTGCTTTAGAACAATTACTCTAGCCAGGGGTGTTTAGAGTAGATTCGAGATACAAAGCAAGGTCAGGGTGTTACTGCATTGTCTCAAGATATGAGAAGGCCCTTCTCTGTCAATAGAAAAGacaaggggaggggcacctgggtggctcagtcggttaagcatccaacttcagctcaggtcatgatctcacagttcgtgagttcgagccccacattaggctctgtgctgacagctcggagcctggagcctgcttcagattctgtgtctccctctctctctctgcccctccccgacttgtgctctgtctcactctctctcaaaaataaacattcaaaaaaaaaaaaaaaaagacaagggaatAGCTTTGAGAGATGTTGTGGAGTTACACCTAGCAAATACACCAACCAggcaaaatgaaagaggagatgaCTAAGGTGTGACACGGTTTACTAAGACAGGCAACTGGCTAGAGAAGCTAGTCTGTGGGGAAACGTGATGAGCTCTCTTAGGGGCACTTTGAGCTTGAGGTGTTAATAGAGCGCGCGTGTGTAGCTGTGATTGATGAGACCATCTCTTCCCCAGAGTCAACCCTTGGAGGTGCTGCTGCTTCAAATTATGCAAATTCCACTTGGGGCCCGGGAGCCTCCTCCAACAACGGCGCCTCCCCCAACCCAATTCACATCTGGGACAAGGTGATTGTAGACGGGTCTGACATGGAAGAGTGGCCTTGTATCGCCAGCAAAGACACTGAGTCTTCTTCCGAAAACACCACCGATAACAACAGTGCCTCGAACCCTGGCTCTGAGAAGAGCACTCTGCCAGGAAGCACCACTAGTAACAAAGGAAAAGGGAGCCAGTGCCAGTCTGCAAGTTCTGGGAACGAATGTAATCTTGGGGTCTGGAAGTCTGACCCTAAGACTAAATCTGTTCAATCTTCCAACTCTACTACAGAGAGCAACAATGGACTAGGAAATTGGAGGAATGTGAGTGGTCAGGATAGAATTGGACCTGGCTCTGGCTTCAGCAACTTTAACCCAAATAGCAACCCATCTGCCTGGCCAGCGCTGGTCCAAGAAGGAAATCCTAGGAAAGGGGCATTGGAAACGGATACTAGTAATTCCAGTGCACAGGTTAGCACAGTAGGTCAGGCATCCAGGGAACAGCAGTCAAAGATGGAAAATGCGGGTGTTAATTTTGTTGTCTCTGGCAGAGAACAGGCTCAAATTCATAACACTGATggaccaaaaaatggaaacactaactCCTTGAACTTAAGTTCACCAAACCCCATGGAGAATAAGGGAATGCCCTTTGGAATGGGCTTGGCGAACGCCTCCAGGAGCACTGATGCCCCTTCACAAAGCACTGGAGATCGAAAGACTGGGAGTGTTGGATCTTGGGGTGCAGCTAGGGGGCCTTCTGGAACTGACACAGCCTCTGGACAAAGCAATTCTGGAAACAATGGGAACAATGGAAAGGATAGAGAGGACTCCTGGAAAGGAGCCTCTGTTCAGAAATCAACTGGGTCAAAAAATGACTCTTGGGACAACAATAACAGGTCTACGGGTGGGTCCTGGAACTTTGGCCCTCAGGACTCTAATGACAGCAAATGGGGTGAAGGGAACAAAATGACATCTGGGGTCTCTCAGGGAGAATGGAAACAGCCGACTGGGTCTGATGAGTTGAAAATTGGAGAATGGAGTGGTCCAAACCAACCAAATTCTAGCACTGGAGCATGGGACAATCAAAAGGGCCACCCCCTCCCTGAAAACCAAGGCAATGCCCAGGCTCCCTGTTGGGGAAGATCTTCCAGCTCCACAGGAAGTGAAGTTGGAGGTCAAAGCACTGGAAGCAACCACAAAGCAGGAAGTAGTGACAGTCATAATTCTGGCCGTCGGTCATACCGGCCCACACATCCTGATTGTCAGGCTGTCTTACAGACTCTTTTGAGCCGAACTGATTTGGACCCCAGGGTGCTCTCAAACACTGGCTGGGGCCAAACTCAAATTAAGCAGGACACGGTGTGGGATATCGAAGAGGTGCCAAGGCCTGAGGGGAAATCTGACAAAGGAACTGAGGGGTGGGAGAGCGCTGCCACACAGACCAAGAACTCAGGGGGCTGGGGAGATGCACCCAGCCAAAGCAATCAAATGAAGTCTGGATGGGGGGAGCTCTCAGCCTCTACAGAGTGGAAAGACCCCAAGAACACAGGAGGCTGGAATGACTACAAGAACAACAACTCTTCCAACTGGGGAGGCGGCCGACCAGATGAAAAGCCATCTTCCTCTTGGAATGAGAACTCCAGCAAGgatcaggggtggggagggggacgcCAGCCCAATCAAGGATGGACTTCTGGGAAGAATGGTTGGGGAGAGGAAGTCGACCAGGCGAAAAACAGCAGTTGGGAAAGTCCTGCAAGTAAACCCGTGTCTGGGTGGGGCGAAGGAGGGCAGAACGAAATCGGAACTTGGGGGAACAGTGGGAATACAAGCCTAGCTTCCAAAGGCGGGTGGGAAGATTGCAAAAGGTCTCCAGCATGGACCGAGACAGGCAGACAGCCCAATTCCTGGAATAAACAGcaccaacagcagcagcagccacagcagcCACCGCCACCACAACCAGAGGCTTCTGGTTCATGGGGAggcccacccccagcacccccaggcAACGGACGACCTTCCAATTCCAACTGGAGCAGCGGGCCACAGCCAGTAACCCCTAAGGATGAGGAACCCAGTGGTTGGGAAGAGCCATCCCCACAGTCAATTAGTCGGAAAATGGACATCGATGATGGCACTTCCGCATGGGGAGACCCTAACAGTTATAACTACAAGAATGTGAATCTGTGGGATAAGAATTCCCAAGGGGGCCCAGCACCTCGAGAACCAAACCTGCCCACCCCGATGACCAGTAAATCAGCATCAGGTAGGCAGTGGCCTTTTTTCTTGTGAAAAATCCTAAAGGAGGGCATTATTATTAAGCTTCATTTACTCAGCCTTGTTCTGGAAATCTTTCCTACGTTAACCCTACTCTGCTGTTTACAGAATCTCCTTTTTTATGAGATGATAGCAATAACAGATGCTGGTGGTAcattttaatgttctttcttgGCAGAAGCGAAAAGACGCCATCCCTGTGTTAGTCTCCCaaagtttgggggttttttttgttttttgggtttttttttgctttgtgtgggtttgttttttttttttaattgtattggtCTGCAGAATCCAAAAAATACAGCTCACTAAACAAACTACACTCCAGGCTTTAAAGTGAAGAATTAAAATAGTAGCAGAAATAGACCTGGTTTCCATTCGAGTTCTACCCGTGGACACATCCTCGGTGTTTCTCCTTCCCCAGCAAAGGGGAAGTATTTTGTTGCTCTTGCTGGGGCCATCAGAATGCTCTAGCCCAGCTGGGGTCTGGAAGGCTTCAGTCACTCTCCACATGATTTTTAATGATCACCTCTGGAAGTGAAGTGCTTTGTAAAAGAAATTGTTCTCTCCTGATAATCACTTGCTCAGAATtaagcttttcttcttcctttgtttgaaTAGAAACATCATACCtgataaattaaaagtaatgcTGGTAATATCATCTTTGGCACTGTCAACTTGAATGTCCCCATAAAGCATAGAATTCAACAAATTAAGGGAATGCACTGTTCAGATGGggtattttttgtgtttgttttttagttaaaattaatCATAGTTAGTTACCCACTCCCCGAGTAAGCCTTGGGGAGTGTTCAGTGAATGCGGTTACGGCCACTTACAAAATGATTGCTTTTAACTAGTtctttttcccccccccccccaaatattgaAAAGtatgaggaaggaaataaagattgtTCATTAAGTCCCTATCTAGCATAAAATCTgctaacatgtaaaaaaaaattatccatatAGTAAAAACCTCCAAACTgtacagaaaagcaaaatgtaatatataaatgaatcttAGCCCCTAGAATCTCTTCCCACAGGTAATCTTTTAGAGTTTTGTGTCTCATTCAAAAATTTTGTTCCTTACCTATACCAAAATCTGTCTCCCCTTTACAGATTTGACACAGAAGGAATTGCTGTTCTCCGCCTTGCCTTTTTCACCCTACTTTAAAACTTTCCATGTTAGCATGTacgtttttgtcttttgttttgtgtacAGTATTGATTTCATGGATGACACGATTGGTCGGACTAGCCCTTTTTTGATAGGTATTTAGGTTGCTTCCGAAGCGTTCTCAACAGCGATAGAGCGTTGTTGTACGTGTCATTTCACGTACTTTCCAAGTATATCTATGCTATAATTTCCTGGCAACGGAATTACTGGGCCCGAAGTTAAAGCAACAATACCAGTTGCCCCCTACGAGGcaactgtatttctgtatttgtatttctgccaGCAGAACATAGGAGTGACTGTTCCTctcaccttctccccaccccctacccctggATGTTGAGATGTTTCATTTCACAAATCATTCTTAgagacacattttctttctttacagtcTGGAGCAAAAGCACACCACCTGCTCCAGATAATGGTACTTCAGCTTGGGGTGAGCCAAATGAAAGCAGTCCTGGGTGGGGCGAAATGGACGACACTGGAGCATCGACCACGGGCTGGGGGAACGCACCCTCCAACGCTCCAAATGCCATGAAACCTAGTAAGTTTAGAGCATTGTCTGCGAGGGATTTTCCATTAATTCGGGGGTCAGACATTTTGGTGAGGGCTGCTGTAATGTTTAAACTGTCATTTCAGTGAGATTCAGGACCGTGAACCTTTAATAGATGATTAGTAACAAGTGGCCGTGACTTAGCTTTGGGTATTAACATGTTTACGTTGAACTAGAAGTCATaagttaattttgttgattttattttaagttaggTTTAGTATCTGGCCAGAATTGAAATGGTGatgtggtactttttttttttttttttttgccagtaacTTAAATACTGCTCACCATACctattttgcattttgcatttttgcCCCTTTGttagtataatttaaaaagattttcctgGCTTTTTAATGTGGAACATAGCCTCTGCTGCCCAGTGACTTCACCCTTCTGTTTTCCTTGTCCCTTTGTGTCTCCTCTCATACTCCCACCCACATAGGAACGTTGAAGGTTTCTTGAACCCAACAAAGATTGCttcatttggattttttataCAAAGCATGTCACACTTATTCATAATCGTTGAAAGTCTAAGCTTTACTTGATCCAGCTGGCAACGTGTTGTCACAGCAGTTTGCAAAACTTTGTAAACCGATGCTATGGAATGTCTCGTAGGAAGTTCCTCCGTTGAAAAATTGAGTTTCAAGTGCCCATTTTCACTTGTTTGtagttttcttaaaaagtattCCAACATCTCTTTTCTGCCATATTGCAGACTTAAAgaattatcttcttttatttttaaagtgtggtcATATCGAATTCTCAAAATTTGAATGAGAATAATTCTGTTATCAGTTTTATTGTGTGATATTTCTGACTCTTCTAGTGCCCATGAAGAAGTACAATCATTGCTGTATTCTAGAAGTTCATTCTTGTGTCTGTAATTTGACTGCAGTTTAAAAATTATCAATCTCCTTCCCTGCATAGAAATAGCTTTATAAAGACCTTGATTTCATCATGATTTTCACAGTAAAACTGGTCGTATCATCACGGGAAATACCATGCCATAGACTTGAAATAGACCCGAAATGCTGGTGGAAGATATTAACCAGACCCTTGGCACAAGGAGGTACTTCAGCAGTACTGTCGGGATTTTTAGGTGTCTTTCCCAACCTCAGAATCACCCTTCCTCCATCACAAAACTTGCACTTTTCTCCAGATTTTTAAGAAAGTCTTCTATTCTTCAGGATCCTCTGTAGTTAAAGCTATAGTTATACTTATCTTTTGTCTGAGCAATGTGAATGTAGAAGGGGGTAGAATATTTGCCTGGCCGTATAGATGGATTAGATAAGATGGCAAATATCCCAGAATGCCGTGTTCGTAAGGACCAATCGTTGTGGTTATTGTTATATGTAGCTGTTGCATACAgtccctccattttttttcttaaagattccAAATCTATGCAAGATGGCTGGGGGGAGAGTGACGGTCCAGTGACGGGAACTCGCCATCCCAGCTGGGAAGAGGAGGACGATGGAGGAGTCTGGAATACCGCCGGCTCTCAGGGAAGTGCTTCCTCCCACAACTCAGCAAGCTGGGGACAAGGAGGAAAGAAGCAGATGAAGGTAGCCCACTTTAGAAATGTTCGAGCTTGTTTCTTCATTCTTAGAAGGCAGAACTGAGAATTTTCTAATGGAAGGAGCCCTGAGGTGCTAAGTaagggggaaaatattttcttaagagCAAATTGAGTACTTCCTCTTTACTCCTCATCTTCCTTCCCCATGACCTTGAAACCTCGAACCTCAGAGCTGTTGCTGTGGGTAAAGTGGAATTTTCAGagacaggagattttttttttcacttttagtttCCATATTATAATTCTTCAGAAGCTTTCAAGGCAcactttgtaaatgttttatgctTTTGCATTCTAAAACCAAGGAAGGCCTTAGGGTAAGTCCCCATGATATatagaagagaaaccagagtaagATAGCTTTTCCAGTGGCAATCAGCGGGATTGGTTTTTCTCTGATGCGTCCAGAACCGTCCTCCCAGCAAAGCAAAGTGCCGGAGCACAAGCCTGATGCAGCAACCAGGTGATGTGCCTACGTCCCGTACCAGCTTGCGTTTGAAAGCTGTTGGCTTTCCATATCTTGGAGCAGCTCCACGTCCCCCTTGATGTGCCTAATTCGATGAGGACTTTGGTTTCAATGTAGAACAGGTCTTTGAACCTGAACCACTCTCTCAGCAGAGGTGTTCTTTTCCCTTCCACAGATAAATTGATGGAAATTAGAAGTGGGCAGCCATATAATTTCAAGTTCACAGTGAATAGTGTCCTGGTTTCAAATACCAAGGGCCGTCCTAGAAGGTCTTCAGTTGGCTAAGGGGGCTGCGCCTTCGTCACTTTTTGCTGTAGGATATTAATTTTGTTCTGAACATAGTAACTCAATAGCCTAAGAGCACAGGTAGTTCCTGTTGGAGACATCCCGTTTAAGCGCCTGTTACAGTTTCCCTTCTGAGGACTTCTTTCTGTTCGCCCTAGTCACAAAAGGAATTATTCAGTAAACTCCTCAGCATTTTTGTACTCTCAGGCTATCTGGCCTGTTGTGGTCTTGTTTTTGTCATTTACAAACTCCCAttgagaaggaatgaaaaggcAGTCAAGGGAGACTGCTTACTGACCAGAAGTGACCAGGGGGAAGGTGCTCACCCACTCAGGCTGCCCCAtgactgaccttttttttttttttaaactgatcgTGATGCAGATACagataacataaaatgtaccgTTTTAACCACCTTTAAGTGTGCACAGTTCAGTAGCATTGAGTACATTCAGCACCATTCAACACTAGATGATGTGACCATCAACACCATCTAGACAcaaaactcttttcatcttgcaaaactgaaactccgtTCACATTAGGCAAATCTACcaattctcccctccctccactgaGGGCTTTTTTGACCTTAAAACCTGTAACTGAACTTAAATTAACTTACTCGCTTCCAAGAATTAATAACACCGACATAACAAATACCATCAAAACACAGTTTTTATTTGAAGAATGCACAAATGCACAAAGCCCCGTCACCACCTCTCCCCACCAAGTCCTCATCATAGTCCAACCTGCCTTCTCTGCAGAAGTAAAGTGGAGCTGATAGGGGTCCTCTTCAGGGAGAAGCTAGGTTGTCccttcttaagaaataaaaactcacatCCGCCTTGCTTTACAGTAAGATCAGGGATGGTGTCTTTGGCTAGGCGTCTTTCCCACTGGGGACCCATGTCCTTTATACTACGTAACAAGCAGATGAAGCGCTGCATAGATGAGTCCTCATTGTATCCACACAGAGACTAATGACCAATTTAAATAACCTATTTAAATAGGCTAGTGCCTATTTATTTTCCAGATAATAGGCACTAGCATcaaactctttcttttcttttaatacaaaCTGGCTTAGGTTACAAGAAGATACGAAAAGGGAAAGTACTAGCATGCGAACATTGTATTTTAGAAAATCTGATATTGACCTTCTACTTATAAGGTAAAAACACCAGCTGACTATATGTTTTTCCAGTTACTTCTAATTCAGTGTGAcgaataaaataagaatgaaaacatagatAGAACTAGAGAACTTACTCTTCCAGACTAactgaaaatatcaaaataaccACAGTTAAAGAGGGAAATTTGGGTTCAAAAAGGTAAACTGTTGGTTCTGCATTTTCAATCAGTACTTAAATGCAACTCAGCTATGAAgtgagattaaataaattatttggttCTGAGGTTACACATTTCATTTCTGTAGTGTTCACTGAAAGGAGGAAACAATGATTCATGGATGAATCCTCTTGCCAAACAGTTTTCAAATATGGGATTGCTGGTAAGTTTCATTTTCTCCTGTGTATAATATACCCCATCTTTTACTTTTAGCACAAATGTTAAGACCACTGTCACATATAGTTCAAAATTCtagatttaggggtgcctgggtggcttagttaggcatctgacccttgactttggctcaggtcatgatctcacagttcatggtttcaagccctgcattgggctctgcactgacagtgcagagcctgcttggcatcctctctcttcctctctctctctgccctttccccctcaaaataaataaataaactttaaatctgtcttaatttaaaaaacaaaacaaagttacaGATTTGGAAACTGGTTAAACAATGTGTCTCATTTGGATTgagcaatatttattttctcttatttttaatgaaataactcCAATACTTAGAGGTTATGACTTTTGAATTTGTAGTCCTTGTACCCTTTTCCTTAGGTGGTTAGGGGAAGAAAGAACCAGGCCCTTGAAACTTACATAATTTTCCCTGACTACTGCTGTACcagttttaatattataattttgaaaatgacaaCAACTGCACAATAACTagagaaattatttataattaattatataggGAATTCTTgtaggatttctctctctctctcttttttttaatctcttgggAACATCGTGGGGACACCCCGTCCCTGGTTGCCAAAAGACAAACGGCTTGACTTGGCTGCACATTTCCAGATTTCATGACTTGACAAGTCACGAGAAGAAGTTGTCGTCATTTGGCTGACACTCCTGGAATTTGATCCCGAGCCGACTGGAACTTGAGGACAGGGTTTTATTTCTCTGAGCAGCTATTTAGCTGTTGCTCTGTCCGTAGAATTGCTGAAACTGACTGATTCTATGTGAAAATCGAATTTACAAATGTAGACCCAGCAGCAATCAAATTGGTCATATTATAAATGATAATTGTCTTCATTCCCGTGTAAGGTTCACATCAAAGGACCTTGTGTGGTCCCACTAGTAAGCTGTCACTCCCACAtaaataatgcctttttttttctctctgattcaaACATTGAATTGAAACCTTAATCCTCCCTCACCGTTGCTTATTTTTCAGAGTCAAACTGAAGATAATCCAAGCAGCAAAATGGATTTGTCTGTAGGTGTGTATCACTCCACTAATGTGAACGGGATATATTGTTGTTAATGATGTCACGTTGGTTCCCTCCTCCATTTGCCGGGCTGGGTGCTAGTCAGCAGACACGAAGGATCGTCCTACACACTAGGTAGGGACTGAAGACTGAAATGGCTGCAGGATCCAAGAAAGTAACGTAAAGGAGTGGGGTATGCCAGGTATAAGAAATTGGGACTCGGGGGCCACCTGTGAGGCGGCCACTTGACCGCCCTTGGCAGTTGTTGCCTTGGAGGGTAAAGGCCCAGCTTTGTCAGCAATTCAGACATATGTTGAcatcctgatttttaaatactggaaactaattcagattttaaaaactgtggtgTGTGGCCGAACAAAATATGTCTGTGGCCCCGCCAGACTCCCCTCTCAGATTTCTCATCGCGTGTGCACCGAGATGTTTCATTGCTGACGAGCTGTCCCAGTGCAAGTGGAGCAGATGCCGTGTCAGCCCTCAGTCTGTGGGCTCCTCACCGTGATGCTGTTGCTCACTTTGAGGACCTGAAAAAGAATCAAACcgagaagaaagtaaaacagtCCTGGGTCATAAGGGAAATAGCCTTTGATcgatgatattttaaaatctaagaatgacagggcgcctgggtgactccgttaagtgtccgactcttgatttcagctcaggtcatgatctcatggttcgtgagttcgagccccgagtcggactccgtgctatcagcgcagaagctgcttgggattctctctctctctttctttctctgcccctcccccactcgctcgcaagtcagtctctctctc
This genomic window contains:
- the TNRC6B gene encoding trinucleotide repeat-containing gene 6B protein isoform X14 — protein: MSSNLNWGVFMGLIVPFVEVALSRSLIFQVNKPSGMVEQEDFVMEGHGKTPPPGEESKQEKEQEREEQLMEDKKRKKEDKKKKEATQKVTEQKTKVPEVTKPSLSQPTAASPIGSSPSPPVNGGNNAKRVAVPNGQPPSAARYMPREVPPRFRCQQDHKVLLKRGQPPPPSCMLLGGGAGPPPPTAPGANSNNAQVTGTLLQSDGGTAPESTLGGAAASNYANSTWGPGASSNNGASPNPIHIWDKVIVDGSDMEEWPCIASKDTESSSENTTDNNSASNPGSEKSTLPGSTTSNKGKGSQCQSASSGNECNLGVWKSDPKTKSVQSSNSTTESNNGLGNWRNVSGQDRIGPGSGFSNFNPNSNPSAWPALVQEGNPRKGALETDTSNSSAQVSTVGQASREQQSKMENAGVNFVVSGREQAQIHNTDGPKNGNTNSLNLSSPNPMENKGMPFGMGLANASRSTDAPSQSTGDRKTGSVGSWGAARGPSGTDTASGQSNSGNNGNNGKDREDSWKGASVQKSTGSKNDSWDNNNRSTGGSWNFGPQDSNDSKWGEGNKMTSGVSQGEWKQPTGSDELKIGEWSGPNQPNSSTGAWDNQKGHPLPENQGNAQAPCWGRSSSSTGSEVGGQSTGSNHKAGSSDSHNSGRRSYRPTHPDCQAVLQTLLSRTDLDPRVLSNTGWGQTQIKQDTVWDIEEVPRPEGKSDKGTEGWESAATQTKNSGGWGDAPSQSNQMKSGWGELSASTEWKDPKNTGGWNDYKNNNSSNWGGGRPDEKPSSSWNENSSKDQGWGGGRQPNQGWTSGKNGWGEEVDQAKNSSWESPASKPVSGWGEGGQNEIGTWGNSGNTSLASKGGWEDCKRSPAWTETGRQPNSWNKQHQQQQQPQQPPPPQPEASGSWGGPPPAPPGNGRPSNSNWSSGPQPVTPKDEEPSGWEEPSPQSISRKMDIDDGTSAWGDPNSYNYKNVNLWDKNSQGGPAPREPNLPTPMTSKSASVWSKSTPPAPDNGTSAWGEPNESSPGWGEMDDTGASTTGWGNAPSNAPNAMKPNSKSMQDGWGESDGPVTGTRHPSWEEEDDGGVWNTAGSQGSASSHNSASWGQGGKKQMKCSLKGGNNDSWMNPLAKQFSNMGLLSQTEDNPSSKMDLSVGSLPDKKFDVDKRAMNLGDFNDIMRKDRSGFRPPNSKDMGTTDSGPYFEKGGNHGLFGNSTAQSRGMHTPVQPLNSSPNLRAQVPPQFISPQVSASMLKQFPNSGLNPGLFNVGPQLSPQQIAMLSQLPQIPQFQLACQLLLQQQQQQQLLQNQRKLSQAVRQQQEQQLARMVSALQQQQQQQQQQQQQQQQRQPGMKHSPSHPVGPKPHLDSLVPNALNVGLPDLQTKGPIPGYGSGFSSGGMDYGMVGGKEAGTESRFKQWTSMMEGLPSVATQEANMHKNGAIVAPGKTRGGSPYNQFDIIPSDTLGGHTGPAGDSWLPAKSPPTNKIGSKSSNASWPPEFQPGVPWKGIQNIDPESDPYVTPGSVLGGTATSPIVDTDHQLLRDNTTGSNSSLNTSLPSPGAWPYSASDNSFTNVHSTSAKFPDYKSTWSPDPIGHNPTHLSNKMWKNHISSRNTTPLPRPPPGLTNPKPSSPWSSTAPRSVRGWGTQDSRLASASTWSDGGSVRPSYWLVLHNLTPQIDGSTLRTICMQHGPLLTFHLNLTQGTALIRYSTKQEAAKAQTALHMCVLGNTTILAEFATDDEVSRFLAQAQPPTPAATPSAPAAGWQSLETGQTQSDPVGPALNLFGGSTGLGQWSSSAGGSSGADLAGASLWGPPNYSSSLWGVPTVEDPHRMGSPAPLLPGDLLGGGSDSI